The following nucleotide sequence is from Cytophagia bacterium CHB2.
CGAAGAATCGGTGAAAGATATCGGCGCATTGCTCGACTGGATTGCGCAACAACCCGAGCTGGATGCGAGCCGCGTGGGCGTGACCGGCGGTTCTTACGGGGGCTACATGACGCTCGCCGCCATGTTTATGTACAACGATCGCATTCGCGCCGGCGTTGATGTGGTGGGCATCAGCAATTTTGTGACGTTTCTCGAAAGCACGCAGGAGTATCGCCGCGATTTGCGCCGCGTCGAGTATGGCGATGAACGCGACCCCAAGATGCGTGAGTTTCTCAACAGAATCTCGCCCACCACCAACGCGCACAAAATCACCAAACCGCTGTTTGTGATTCAAGGACTCAACGACCCGCGCGTGCCGGCAAGTGAATCGCAACAAATCGTGGAAACCGTGCGCCGCAACCGCGGCCAGGTCTGGTATCTCGTGGCAAAGGACGAAGGCCACGGTTTTCAGAAAAAGGGGAATCGTGACTATCAGTCGAATGCCACAACCTTGTTTTGGGAGGAGTTTTTGTTGGATAAGAAAGAAGGGACGAATTGATTGTGCTCGCCGAATGTGGTTCTATGCAATTTCTTGCAAGCGATCCAATTTGTCTGGAGTCGCTTGATTGCAGCAAGCTATGCCTGGAATGATTTAATGCATAATGTTTAGCATCCCAACTGCATGAGATTTTCATCTTTTAAGGGAGAGAAAAAAATGCTTCATCGCTACGAAAAATCTTTTTTGTTGGAATTATGCAGCGGCATGATTGTCGCTTTGCTGCTCGCTCTCAGCCTGCCGTCAGCCGCACAAACGTTGGTGCAAGACCGGCAGTATGAGCACGTTCAGGTCTCGCCGTTGAATTTGGCGGAATTCTCCGGCAGCGTTGCGCCGGTGGGCCATCTTTTCCTTTATGCCTACAAGAACGGCGGGTGGCAACAGATTCCCCTCCAAATCGACGAGCGTGATGGAAGCGGCAGCTACTTTGCCGCGGATGACGGCGCGCTCGACGATAATGATCAGCTTTTGTTTCTGGCGCGCGATGCCGGCAGCCAGGCGCCGGTCAATGATTGGGTGAATGATGCCTCGGCGCGCAGCTTTCCGCGCTACGAAATTCGCTTGATCGATCCCCTCACCTCGCAAGAGGCGTTTGTTTATCTCTATCGCTCGGCCACCCTGGCGCCGAATCCGCTGCTGCCCACATATATGCAATACTCGCCTTCGCCGGCGGGACGCGTGGCTGCCGATACGGTGAAAGGCATCAGCTACATTCAAGGCCATGCCAATAACGGTGTGCCGGATTACCTCGCGGTTCCGCCCTCGTTCGGCGGGTCCGGCATTGATTTTCTCGATCGCTTGAAAATACGCATTCGCGCCATTGTCTCCGTCCCGATTGTCGGCAACCAAACTGTGACGGCAAATGAGCAGGATAATTTGATTGCGGTGAATAATAGTCTCAAGGCCATTAGTGGCCGGATTCGCGTCATTCGCGAAGTGCAGGAACAGATCAGAGTCAGTGTTCTCGGAGTCAACGTCGACGTCTCAACCGTGGCCATTTCACTTTTCTTTTATCCCTTCTCGCAGCAATTGTCGGGGCAAATTCCACTGACGTCTGATTT
It contains:
- a CDS encoding S9 family peptidase, coding for EESVKDIGALLDWIAQQPELDASRVGVTGGSYGGYMTLAAMFMYNDRIRAGVDVVGISNFVTFLESTQEYRRDLRRVEYGDERDPKMREFLNRISPTTNAHKITKPLFVIQGLNDPRVPASESQQIVETVRRNRGQVWYLVAKDEGHGFQKKGNRDYQSNATTLFWEEFLLDKKEGTN